Proteins encoded together in one Lachnospiraceae bacterium JLR.KK008 window:
- a CDS encoding glycosyltransferase family A protein, producing MGQKAMTEELVTVIIPVYQAERFLDRCLASLLNQTYENLEILLIDDGSADGSMDKCLVWQEKDRRIKVLHHDNRGVGFTRNRGIEQAKGEFICFLDADDCLEHDAIACLQEEIEQKDADLCLCGYATVFSQKTVMYVPVCLGVMTKEELLQTSFWQLYDAHILHNIGTKLYRKCILMDYKIRFREEQRIFEDIMFCLEYLQAAKTVTVTGRSLYRYMQDNVNSVTKGYKEGYLYSAYALNDLLSNIIRDRNTDFFRNVIVNVYEAYINEFMRVQIDRKRIFSQSKELCFRSEVLSSRYKVPLRKLKIDARLFCLFVWHKCYVGLHGLGIWKRLRRRGKYNYEKTTEILLENKAKDSGKKSVS from the coding sequence ATGGGACAGAAGGCAATGACGGAAGAGCTGGTTACTGTAATCATTCCTGTATATCAGGCAGAACGATTTTTAGACAGATGTTTGGCATCTTTGCTCAACCAGACATATGAAAACCTTGAAATTCTATTGATTGACGACGGATCGGCGGACGGAAGTATGGATAAATGTTTGGTGTGGCAGGAAAAAGACAGGCGGATCAAAGTGCTGCATCATGATAACAGAGGTGTTGGATTTACAAGAAATCGGGGAATTGAACAGGCAAAAGGAGAATTTATTTGTTTTCTTGATGCGGATGATTGTCTGGAGCACGATGCGATCGCCTGCTTGCAGGAGGAAATAGAACAGAAAGATGCGGATTTGTGTCTGTGTGGATATGCTACTGTTTTCAGCCAGAAAACCGTAATGTATGTTCCGGTCTGTCTTGGTGTGATGACGAAAGAAGAACTGCTGCAGACTTCTTTCTGGCAATTATACGATGCGCATATTCTGCATAATATTGGTACGAAATTATACAGAAAATGTATTTTAATGGATTATAAGATCAGGTTTCGGGAGGAACAGAGAATTTTTGAGGACATTATGTTTTGCCTGGAATATCTGCAGGCGGCAAAAACTGTCACGGTTACTGGCAGATCTCTTTATCGGTATATGCAGGACAACGTCAATTCTGTGACGAAAGGATACAAGGAAGGATACTTATACAGCGCATATGCGTTAAATGATCTTCTATCAAATATCATCAGGGACAGAAATACAGACTTTTTCAGGAATGTTATTGTTAATGTATATGAGGCCTATATTAATGAATTTATGAGAGTACAAATAGACAGAAAGCGTATTTTCAGTCAGAGTAAGGAGTTGTGCTTCCGCTCAGAAGTCTTAAGCTCCAGGTATAAAGTTCCATTGAGAAAATTGAAAATAGATGCAAGGTTATTCTGCCTGTTTGTATGGCACAAATGTTACGTTGGTCTGCATGGTTTGGGGATTTGGAAACGATTACGACGCAGAGGAAAATATAATTATGAAAAAACCACTGAAATACTATTGGAAAATAAAGCAAAAGATAGTGGAAAAAAGAGCGTATCATAA
- a CDS encoding glycosyltransferase family 2 protein — protein sequence MKENKYTISVIVPIYNEEGNVAELHREIKEVCEANHYIYEIIFIDDGSSDGTKKICKDLKPLKYIRLRRNSGQTAAMDAGIKAAQYDYIVTMDGDRQNDPADIPGMLCYLTENDLDVVSGWRKDRKDTFMKRFVSRGANLLRYFLVHDGIHDSGCSLKVYRRECFQDVNLYGEQHRFIPAILKIKGYTIGEVVVHHRPRTSGRTKYNWKRTFKGFLDMISVWFWNKYATRPLHLLGGLGLLFLMIGMGCGVWSVALFCMGFKMSRNIIPPILTVFFILMGVLMFVFGLMSEILMKIYYGVHVDTSYSIAETWENEGA from the coding sequence ATGAAAGAGAATAAGTACACAATATCGGTGATAGTACCGATCTACAATGAAGAAGGAAATGTAGCCGAGCTCCACAGAGAGATTAAAGAAGTCTGTGAAGCCAATCATTACATTTATGAGATAATTTTTATCGATGACGGTTCTTCGGATGGCACGAAAAAAATCTGTAAAGATCTGAAGCCATTAAAATATATCCGTCTGCGGAGAAATTCCGGACAAACTGCGGCAATGGATGCCGGGATCAAGGCGGCGCAGTATGATTATATCGTGACGATGGACGGAGACAGGCAGAACGATCCGGCCGATATTCCGGGTATGCTGTGTTATCTGACAGAGAATGATCTGGACGTGGTGTCCGGCTGGCGAAAAGATCGAAAGGATACTTTCATGAAGCGCTTTGTATCGAGAGGCGCTAATCTGCTGCGGTATTTTCTCGTCCATGACGGGATACATGACAGTGGATGCTCACTGAAAGTATACAGACGGGAGTGTTTTCAGGACGTCAATCTATATGGAGAGCAGCACCGTTTTATTCCGGCGATATTGAAAATCAAAGGATATACAATCGGAGAAGTAGTCGTGCATCACAGACCGAGGACTTCCGGAAGGACAAAATACAACTGGAAGCGGACATTCAAGGGATTTCTCGATATGATTTCCGTCTGGTTCTGGAATAAATATGCCACCAGACCGCTGCATTTGCTTGGCGGACTCGGGCTTTTGTTTTTAATGATTGGCATGGGCTGCGGCGTCTGGTCGGTTGCGCTGTTTTGCATGGGATTTAAAATGTCGAGAAACATCATTCCGCCCATCCTGACTGTCTTTTTCATTCTGATGGGTGTGTTAATGTTTGTCTTCGGACTGATGAGCGAGATCCTGATGAAGATCTATTATGGCGTTCATGTGGACACCTCCTACAGCATTGCGGAGACGTGGGAGAACGAGGGCGCATAA
- the asnB gene encoding asparagine synthase (glutamine-hydrolyzing): MCGICGYISDNSISDEQLRQMNDTMYHRGPNDCGIWQESPDYGAVGLAQRRLSIFDLSPLGHQPMVSHHGQVITVYNGEIYNFQELRTELELAGHVFCSSCDTEVMLAAYETWGCDCFERFNGMFAIALYDREQGRLVLARDRMGKKPLYYYHNGNDFVFASELKPIMKFPRFVRRIEKTMIEKFLCNKYIEAPYSIFQNTYKVIPGTYVVYRPGKTETATETYWDIVEKKAWGDAHPAGSMDAAVEQLDALLHDSVRSRLEADVPVGTFLSGGIDSTLVTAVAQNVCGEQVKSFSIGFYDKERDEAQYAAAIAGEIGTQHRELYIGEPEILEMLKDLPYYYDEPFSDSSQLPTMLVSKMASEEITVALSGDGGDELYCGYKMYDWTRIAQRADWMGRTASCIPGMGMLKKSFPAELRAFVNNRDDNYKTQLFIEVMVEEADRLLGIRGTSVKFEQERRLNYEDWQERRMMLDMMTYLPDEVLAKTDRASMKYSLEVRCPLLDYRIVEHSFTIPHEYKYAKGDKKHILKALTYRYVPKQLLDRPKKGFGVPLKRWLRTVLKPELLKYADKEILRRQDIFVPEAVERLIRMQEKSDRIVYSSMLWSFYVFQRWYQKYLEDLWGGA; the protein is encoded by the coding sequence ATGTGTGGAATCTGTGGCTATATTTCGGACAACAGCATATCGGACGAACAACTGCGCCAGATGAATGATACGATGTACCATAGAGGACCCAACGACTGTGGCATCTGGCAGGAGAGCCCGGATTATGGAGCGGTTGGACTTGCCCAAAGGCGGCTTTCGATCTTTGATCTGTCGCCGCTTGGGCATCAGCCGATGGTTTCCCATCATGGACAGGTTATCACTGTCTATAATGGGGAAATCTATAATTTTCAGGAGCTGCGAACAGAACTGGAGCTGGCAGGACATGTGTTTTGCTCTTCCTGTGATACGGAAGTGATGCTGGCAGCCTATGAGACCTGGGGCTGTGACTGTTTTGAGCGGTTCAATGGGATGTTTGCCATTGCCCTGTATGACAGAGAGCAGGGCAGACTTGTCCTGGCGAGAGACCGTATGGGCAAAAAACCGCTCTATTATTATCACAATGGCAATGACTTTGTGTTTGCCTCCGAGCTGAAACCGATCATGAAGTTTCCGCGTTTTGTAAGACGGATCGAGAAAACGATGATCGAAAAGTTCCTCTGCAACAAATATATCGAAGCGCCCTACAGTATTTTTCAAAACACTTATAAAGTGATACCGGGGACGTATGTCGTCTATAGGCCGGGAAAAACAGAAACAGCGACAGAGACATACTGGGATATTGTGGAAAAGAAGGCATGGGGGGACGCTCACCCGGCGGGCAGTATGGATGCGGCGGTGGAGCAGCTGGATGCCCTGCTCCATGATTCGGTGCGCAGCAGGCTGGAGGCAGATGTGCCTGTCGGCACATTTTTAAGCGGAGGCATTGACTCCACGCTTGTGACTGCCGTCGCACAGAATGTTTGCGGGGAGCAGGTAAAGAGCTTTTCGATCGGCTTTTATGACAAGGAGAGAGACGAGGCGCAATATGCGGCTGCGATCGCCGGAGAGATTGGCACGCAGCACAGAGAGTTGTATATCGGGGAACCGGAAATCCTGGAGATGCTCAAAGACCTTCCCTATTATTACGATGAACCGTTTTCAGATTCCTCCCAGCTCCCGACGATGCTTGTCTCCAAAATGGCATCGGAGGAGATTACGGTGGCGCTCTCCGGAGACGGCGGTGATGAGCTCTACTGTGGGTATAAAATGTATGACTGGACGCGGATCGCTCAGAGGGCCGATTGGATGGGGCGGACGGCGTCCTGCATACCCGGGATGGGAATGCTTAAAAAATCATTTCCGGCGGAGCTGCGGGCGTTTGTCAATAACAGGGATGACAATTATAAGACCCAGCTGTTTATCGAGGTGATGGTTGAGGAGGCAGACCGGCTGCTCGGTATCCGGGGGACGTCTGTCAAATTTGAGCAGGAACGGCGGCTGAACTACGAGGACTGGCAGGAACGGCGGATGATGCTCGATATGATGACATATTTGCCGGATGAAGTGCTGGCGAAGACGGACAGAGCGTCGATGAAATACTCTCTGGAAGTACGCTGTCCGCTTTTGGATTATCGCATTGTGGAACATTCTTTTACGATTCCACATGAATACAAATATGCTAAAGGGGACAAAAAACATATTCTCAAAGCGTTGACGTACCGGTATGTACCGAAGCAACTTCTGGACAGACCGAAAAAGGGATTTGGCGTGCCGCTGAAGCGGTGGCTGCGCACGGTGCTGAAACCGGAACTGCTGAAATATGCGGATAAAGAGATACTGCGCAGACAGGATATTTTTGTACCGGAGGCTGTGGAAAGGCTGATCCGTATGCAGGAGAAGTCTGACCGCATTGTGTACAGTTCAATGCTCTGGTCTTTCTATGTGTTCCAGAGATGGTATCAGAAGTATCTCGAGGATTTGTGGGGCGGGGCGTAG
- a CDS encoding glycosyltransferase, which translates to MESRRRAKKSARENGDNTGQRKKLLFVISTLGTGGAQRAFANMSLGFPDDWECDFLLNDDCDVTYPHRGRIISLGLKQQKDKTNLWYQLIVLWTRLRKLKDLKRRGGYSACISALTSANVVNVLTGSRYCKTIVSIRVHMSKIIAAEGYKGKIEYWLTRALAGRADAVVSVAESARLDLVRNFHIRADKTVTIYNGYLLEQMRALAEEPLLSQEKAWFREGCRHLVTVGRLDIQKGQWHLIRAFAKVHRLCPATRLLILGTGKLEGKLRELIAGLQLEDAVVLCGFAANPYKILKRCDLFILPSLFEGFPNTLAESLCIGVPVVSADCDSGAREILAPGTDIERKVLGDFEQAQYGILCPVCDGSSKSAQEELTAEEDVLAEAILFLLRDKDAWKYYQKQCDIRARQLSIGQSVRKWMELIDE; encoded by the coding sequence ATGGAAAGCAGACGAAGAGCCAAAAAGAGTGCTCGCGAAAATGGTGATAATACAGGTCAGAGAAAGAAACTATTGTTTGTGATCTCCACGCTTGGTACGGGAGGCGCGCAGCGGGCGTTTGCCAATATGAGCCTTGGTTTTCCCGATGACTGGGAGTGCGATTTCCTGTTAAATGACGACTGTGATGTGACTTACCCGCACCGGGGACGGATTATCAGTCTGGGGCTGAAGCAGCAAAAAGACAAGACAAATCTGTGGTATCAGCTGATTGTGTTGTGGACGCGGCTGCGGAAGCTGAAAGACCTGAAACGCCGCGGCGGATACAGCGCCTGTATCAGTGCGCTCACGAGCGCCAATGTGGTCAATGTGCTGACCGGCAGCCGGTATTGCAAAACGATCGTCAGTATTCGTGTCCACATGTCAAAGATTATCGCTGCCGAAGGCTATAAAGGTAAAATAGAATACTGGCTGACGCGTGCGCTGGCTGGCCGTGCAGATGCCGTCGTGTCTGTTGCAGAGAGCGCCCGGCTTGATCTGGTGCGAAATTTTCATATAAGAGCGGACAAGACAGTGACGATCTATAATGGTTATCTTTTGGAGCAGATGAGAGCGTTGGCGGAGGAACCGTTGCTGTCTCAGGAAAAAGCGTGGTTTCGGGAGGGATGCCGGCATCTGGTTACGGTCGGCCGGCTGGACATTCAGAAAGGGCAGTGGCATTTGATCCGGGCATTTGCCAAGGTTCATCGGCTCTGTCCGGCAACAAGACTTTTGATCCTGGGAACGGGGAAACTGGAGGGAAAGCTGCGGGAGCTGATTGCCGGCCTGCAGCTGGAAGACGCCGTCGTGCTGTGCGGCTTCGCTGCCAATCCATATAAAATATTAAAAAGATGTGATCTTTTTATATTGCCGTCTCTGTTTGAAGGCTTTCCCAATACTCTGGCGGAGAGTCTGTGCATTGGCGTACCCGTTGTTTCCGCAGACTGTGATTCAGGGGCGAGAGAGATCCTGGCGCCCGGCACGGACATAGAGAGGAAAGTGCTGGGAGATTTTGAGCAGGCGCAATACGGCATTCTCTGTCCGGTCTGTGACGGCAGTTCCAAAAGTGCGCAGGAGGAACTGACGGCGGAGGAAGATGTGCTGGCAGAGGCCATACTCTTTCTGCTGCGTGATAAAGATGCCTGGAAATATTATCAGAAACAGTGTGATATACGGGCGCGGCAGCTCTCGATCGGGCAGTCGGTCCGAAAATGGATGGAACTCATAGATGAATAA
- a CDS encoding O-fucosyltransferase family protein: MSIKGRLSRKKTAVYQFLINHPLLDALQYALRSYKDKGKLHRIAGRDGLVLKCHAYGNDNRDKCIYHISFGGARHGFFAQFRTLLKYLAYADRFGFYPVVEWSREIPYAEQDSIHGTYNPFEYYFSQPAGVSVEEMWTSYNVFQSEEIHVTDFFLDREIRGGEDGYLISEPFIDRLAGVMKKYIRLNDWTDAYMRREISVLLGGRKTIGVHVRGSDFKGGYNNHPTFVPVEEFLRAADNMMKNGRYEQVFLATDDVGAIKAFAKVFGDRLVYYGDVMRTEGEVSVAFCNSQRKNHKYLLGLEVLRDMLSLAACDGLVAGISQVSNCARIARKSYGRQYEDMVILDRGINHTGNNFVR; the protein is encoded by the coding sequence ATGAGTATAAAAGGACGATTATCCAGAAAAAAGACAGCAGTTTATCAATTTTTGATCAACCATCCGCTTCTTGACGCGCTGCAGTATGCCTTGCGCAGCTACAAAGACAAAGGAAAGCTGCACAGGATCGCAGGGCGCGACGGGCTTGTGTTAAAATGTCATGCTTATGGAAATGATAACAGGGATAAGTGCATTTATCATATTAGTTTTGGTGGGGCCAGACACGGATTTTTTGCACAGTTTCGGACGCTGCTGAAATATCTGGCGTATGCGGACCGGTTCGGTTTCTACCCGGTTGTGGAGTGGTCGAGAGAGATTCCTTATGCGGAGCAAGACAGTATTCATGGTACGTACAATCCGTTTGAATACTATTTTTCGCAGCCTGCTGGTGTTTCAGTGGAAGAGATGTGGACGAGCTATAATGTCTTCCAGTCGGAAGAGATCCACGTCACCGATTTTTTCCTGGACAGGGAGATTCGGGGAGGTGAGGACGGCTATCTTATATCCGAACCGTTTATCGACAGACTGGCTGGCGTGATGAAAAAATATATTCGTTTAAATGACTGGACAGATGCGTATATGCGCCGGGAAATCAGCGTGCTGCTGGGCGGCAGAAAAACGATTGGCGTACATGTCAGAGGCAGCGATTTTAAGGGTGGTTATAATAACCACCCGACATTTGTTCCTGTGGAAGAGTTTCTGCGGGCAGCGGACAACATGATGAAAAACGGGAGATATGAGCAGGTTTTTCTGGCGACAGATGATGTGGGAGCGATAAAGGCTTTCGCGAAAGTTTTCGGTGACAGGCTTGTCTATTATGGCGATGTGATGCGTACGGAGGGCGAGGTGTCGGTGGCATTTTGTAACTCACAGCGTAAAAATCACAAATATCTGCTGGGGCTGGAAGTGCTGCGGGATATGCTGTCACTGGCAGCCTGCGACGGTCTGGTGGCAGGCATCTCACAGGTGAGCAACTGCGCACGGATCGCCAGAAAGAGCTACGGCAGGCAGTATGAAGATATGGTGATTCTCGACAGAGGGATCAATCATACGGGAAATAATTTTGTGAGGTAG
- a CDS encoding glycosyltransferase: MNKRKVLMIIPRLAGGGAERVVSNLTLQLKEKYVMDVLVDYDDISYPCSGEIICLNPGRKEASGKWNAFATYFCKYRLLRKFKQKKAYDCYISHSKVSHILNVMTGNRGSKIILTLHNKSANMQSSKFRVFLNFFARHYYKRADLLVAVSEGVRREYIRDYHIPPERIVSIWNGSDIKLIREKAAEPLSESQMAWFGKGKAVATMGRFCEQKGQWHLLRAFSEVVTYFPDSRLLLLGEGPLGDQLKKTAEQLQISEHVIFCGFQNNPFSVIARSDLFVFPSLWEGFGYALEEAICCGTPCVSSDFPYGAREILHYEREAEESVTEAVYTDYGALVPVCEGLSVADGPLTDNEYVLADCIRTMLADEEYCRKVARNNNDRLEEFSLERMGGKWESAIG, translated from the coding sequence ATGAATAAACGGAAAGTATTGATGATCATCCCCCGGCTTGCGGGTGGGGGCGCGGAGCGGGTCGTCTCCAATCTGACGCTGCAGTTAAAAGAGAAGTATGTCATGGATGTGCTTGTTGACTACGACGACATCAGCTATCCCTGTTCCGGGGAGATCATCTGTCTCAATCCCGGACGGAAAGAAGCATCCGGAAAATGGAATGCCTTTGCCACGTATTTTTGCAAATACCGGCTGCTGCGTAAGTTCAAGCAGAAAAAGGCGTACGACTGCTATATCAGCCATTCAAAAGTATCGCATATTTTAAATGTGATGACTGGAAACAGGGGCAGTAAGATCATCCTGACGCTTCACAATAAATCAGCCAATATGCAGAGCAGTAAATTCAGAGTGTTTTTGAACTTTTTTGCCAGACATTATTATAAGCGGGCCGATCTGCTGGTCGCCGTCAGTGAAGGTGTGAGAAGAGAATATATTCGTGATTATCACATTCCACCGGAGCGTATTGTCAGCATCTGGAATGGCAGCGACATAAAGCTGATCCGGGAAAAGGCTGCGGAACCTTTGTCGGAGTCACAGATGGCGTGGTTTGGAAAGGGGAAGGCAGTCGCAACGATGGGACGTTTTTGCGAACAGAAGGGCCAGTGGCATCTGCTCAGAGCCTTCTCGGAAGTCGTAACGTATTTTCCGGACAGTCGTCTGCTCCTGCTTGGTGAGGGGCCGCTGGGAGATCAGCTTAAAAAGACGGCGGAGCAGTTACAGATCAGTGAACATGTCATTTTCTGCGGGTTTCAGAACAATCCCTTTTCTGTGATCGCCAGAAGTGATCTCTTTGTATTTCCTTCTCTCTGGGAAGGGTTTGGCTATGCACTGGAAGAAGCGATCTGCTGTGGAACGCCCTGCGTCTCTTCTGACTTTCCCTACGGCGCCCGGGAAATCCTGCACTACGAGAGAGAAGCGGAAGAGTCAGTGACAGAAGCAGTCTACACGGACTACGGCGCGTTGGTTCCGGTCTGTGAAGGGTTGTCCGTGGCGGACGGACCGCTGACAGATAATGAGTATGTGCTGGCGGACTGCATCCGGACGATGCTCGCGGATGAGGAATACTGCAGGAAGGTCGCGCGCAATAATAATGACAGGCTGGAAGAATTTTCGCTGGAGAGAATGGGCGGGAAATGGGAGAGCGCGATAGGCTGA